From one Verrucomicrobiota bacterium genomic stretch:
- the rmuC gene encoding DNA recombination protein RmuC, with protein MMIALGLICGSLLVVVALWAYGREEILLKTVEELRRRYNDVLAAKSVIEGKLAVLEAQFQQKQREFTELFERYQQLLAEKVALTTARDEIENHRAQMKLELSKLSQEILEAKRQKFSEETQKEVGHLVADLQQEFTAFKNEIFSPETKSRIELSTHLQSLLSNLEKMHTETTQLTNALRSNSKTQGDWGEVQLENLLEQAGLSEEHGDYIKQGKGLNLHLEEGAAKPDFLVKLPKSQWILIDAKVSLSAYERMVNAEDSQERERQLALHIHSLQKHIDEVAKYHNIQNAIDICPFLLMFIPIEGAYTAALASHQGTQKIAEYARQKNVIIVYPSTLFLTLRLIQAIWQVEKQNLNAQEIAERGGRLYDKFCGLLDELRSLYGLFHRVHEQFESAVLPKINGRGGLLSQCDELQKLGVKSKKTLKNFSEE; from the coding sequence ATGATGATCGCCCTGGGTCTTATTTGCGGAAGTTTGCTGGTGGTGGTCGCGTTGTGGGCGTATGGTCGAGAGGAAATCTTGTTGAAGACGGTAGAGGAGCTCCGGCGGCGATATAATGATGTACTCGCGGCGAAATCAGTTATCGAGGGGAAATTGGCGGTTCTGGAGGCACAATTTCAACAAAAACAGCGGGAATTTACGGAGCTCTTTGAGCGGTATCAGCAGCTATTAGCGGAAAAAGTCGCATTAACGACCGCGCGGGATGAGATCGAAAACCACCGCGCACAGATGAAGCTCGAACTCTCTAAACTTTCACAGGAAATTCTCGAGGCTAAGCGCCAAAAGTTTTCCGAAGAGACGCAGAAAGAAGTGGGCCATCTCGTCGCCGATCTCCAACAGGAGTTTACCGCTTTCAAAAACGAAATCTTTTCGCCCGAGACAAAGTCTCGTATCGAGCTCTCAACCCATTTGCAATCGCTGTTGTCAAATCTCGAAAAAATGCATACGGAAACAACGCAACTCACCAATGCCCTACGGAGTAATTCTAAAACGCAGGGCGATTGGGGAGAGGTACAGCTCGAAAACCTCCTGGAACAAGCGGGGCTCTCTGAAGAACACGGTGACTATATTAAACAAGGGAAGGGTCTTAATCTACACCTCGAGGAGGGCGCGGCGAAGCCCGATTTTCTCGTTAAACTTCCCAAATCGCAGTGGATTTTGATCGATGCTAAGGTGTCTCTTTCGGCCTACGAACGCATGGTTAACGCCGAAGATTCTCAAGAACGAGAACGCCAGTTAGCACTGCATATCCATTCGCTTCAAAAACATATCGATGAGGTCGCAAAGTATCACAATATCCAAAATGCGATCGATATTTGCCCGTTTTTGTTGATGTTCATCCCCATCGAAGGCGCCTATACGGCCGCGCTTGCGAGCCATCAAGGGACTCAGAAAATCGCGGAGTACGCACGACAGAAAAACGTGATTATCGTTTATCCATCGACCTTATTTTTGACACTACGGTTAATCCAAGCGATCTGGCAGGTCGAAAAACAAAATCTCAATGCCCAGGAGATTGCGGAGCGCGGCGGTCGGCTCTATGATAAATTTTGCGGGCTGTTGGATGAGTTGCGCTCGCTTTACGGGCTCTTTCATCGCGTTCATGAGCAGTTTGAGAGCGCGGTCTTACCCAAAATCAACGGTCGCGGCGGTCTATTATCGCAGTGCGATGAGTTGCAGAAACTGGGCGTTAAGAGTAAAAAGACCCTTAAAAATTTTTCAGAGGAATAA
- the serS gene encoding serine--tRNA ligase: MLDLKWIREHREAVKSGIAKKKFACDIDAFLAIDEQRRQLITRIETLKSNQNAHSDEIKQLDKKSPEFQNKIQELKKLSDEVKQLETELMAIEQQWKTLYLAIPNVPHESVPIGKNEKDNVTIATWGDPKAVSPYAVPHYDIPWFSKFIDFPRGAKVTGAGFPFYVGDVARVVRALVTFFLNEAKKNGYTEFMTPIMVNAESATATGQLPDKEGQMYHAEVEDFYMIPTAEVPVTNFFRDEIFDESDLPIYRCGYTPCFRREAGSWGKDVRGLNRLHQFDKVELVKWTHPDQSFEELEKLRHDAEGLLQKLQLPYRVLSICTGDIGFPHSKQYDLEVWASGQKHWLEVSSCSNFTDFQARRAGIKFRERATGKSLFVHTLNGSGLAVPRVLAAILENNLQADGTVLLPEVLQAFVGTDRIGIVSH; the protein is encoded by the coding sequence ATGTTAGATTTAAAATGGATCCGTGAGCACCGTGAGGCGGTTAAAAGCGGGATCGCGAAAAAAAAGTTCGCGTGCGATATCGATGCTTTTCTTGCCATCGACGAACAGCGTCGTCAGTTGATTACGCGTATCGAAACGTTGAAGTCGAACCAAAATGCGCATAGTGACGAGATTAAACAGCTCGATAAAAAGTCGCCGGAATTTCAAAATAAGATTCAGGAACTTAAAAAGCTTTCGGATGAGGTGAAGCAACTCGAAACAGAGCTAATGGCGATTGAACAACAGTGGAAGACCCTTTATCTCGCGATCCCCAATGTCCCCCATGAATCGGTTCCCATCGGTAAAAATGAAAAAGATAATGTCACCATTGCGACTTGGGGTGATCCAAAAGCGGTTTCTCCATACGCGGTCCCCCATTATGACATTCCCTGGTTTTCGAAATTCATCGACTTTCCACGCGGTGCTAAGGTCACCGGTGCAGGTTTCCCATTTTACGTCGGCGACGTCGCCCGTGTCGTTCGTGCCCTAGTAACGTTTTTTCTCAATGAGGCGAAAAAGAATGGCTACACCGAGTTCATGACACCGATTATGGTGAACGCCGAAAGCGCGACAGCTACGGGACAACTCCCCGATAAAGAGGGACAGATGTACCATGCCGAGGTCGAGGATTTTTATATGATCCCGACGGCCGAGGTCCCGGTAACGAATTTTTTCCGTGACGAGATTTTTGACGAATCCGATCTTCCGATATATCGTTGTGGGTATACACCGTGTTTTCGTCGCGAAGCGGGAAGTTGGGGCAAGGATGTTCGCGGCCTCAACCGCCTACACCAATTCGATAAAGTCGAACTCGTGAAGTGGACGCACCCCGATCAAAGCTTCGAGGAACTCGAAAAACTTCGCCATGACGCCGAGGGACTTTTACAAAAACTCCAACTCCCCTACCGCGTGTTATCGATTTGTACCGGGGACATCGGATTTCCGCACAGCAAACAGTACGATCTCGAAGTCTGGGCCAGTGGGCAAAAACACTGGCTCGAAGTCTCAAGCTGCAGTAATTTTACCGATTTCCAAGCACGTCGCGCCGGGATTAAATTCCGCGAACGGGCTACCGGAAAATCACTCTTTGTACATACCCTCAATGGATCTGGTCTCGCCGTACCTCGTGTTCTCGCTGCAATTTTAGAAAACAATCTCCAGGCAGATGGAACGGTGTTGCTGCCCGAAGTGCTCCAAGCTTTCGTCGGAACCGATCGTATCGGTATCGTATCGCATTAA
- the rpoN gene encoding RNA polymerase factor sigma-54, whose translation MSLHHELQQTQTQQASPAMLQSLKVLQLSAPELEQWVDREIAQNPLLERVSDSPSETPQDYTYTDGSSPKDHTASSGTDSQAYLAAIAQPPSFQELLQEQLTDVDGEVREYLELLIENLDDDGFLSPETLQSLGFHPANHLESKTQTPFVSDNPVHQEAYEILRTLHPRGLGAVDLKDCLRLQLPKTHPLIRLLNEAYEDVLHHRFARLQRKYRCTPETLRNWLAPLRKLIFSPKKSLSNEASQLITPEIIFSQNSDDPWTATVAGAPHIRLRSASDVERPALSNDLKQARWLMRALTRRQQTLEAIAQYILNYQRDFLEHGIAALHPQSIKQVAEILRLSPSTLSRAAQEKYVQVQHQIIPLKKFFTHGNGNSLAPSPIVCEAIQKLIIQESSLHPLTDEDIVKNLQKKGIAVARRTVSKYRQQLGIPTSHVRRIFPQATR comes from the coding sequence ATGTCGCTACACCACGAGTTACAGCAGACGCAAACACAACAGGCCTCGCCTGCGATGCTACAGTCGCTCAAGGTGTTGCAGCTCTCCGCCCCTGAGTTGGAGCAATGGGTCGATCGCGAGATCGCTCAAAATCCCCTACTCGAGCGCGTTTCTGATTCGCCCTCTGAAACGCCTCAAGACTATACATATACTGATGGCTCTTCGCCAAAAGACCACACCGCTTCCTCAGGAACGGATTCGCAGGCCTACCTTGCCGCCATCGCACAGCCGCCCTCTTTTCAGGAATTGTTACAAGAACAATTGACAGACGTCGATGGTGAGGTGCGCGAATATCTCGAACTTTTAATTGAAAACCTCGATGACGATGGATTTTTATCTCCAGAAACACTCCAATCGCTCGGATTCCATCCTGCCAACCATCTAGAATCAAAAACACAAACACCATTTGTAAGTGATAATCCCGTTCACCAAGAGGCGTATGAAATTCTACGTACGCTTCACCCTCGGGGGCTCGGTGCGGTTGACCTCAAGGACTGTTTACGGCTTCAACTTCCCAAAACGCACCCACTGATCCGTCTGCTCAACGAGGCGTATGAAGATGTATTACATCACCGCTTTGCACGATTACAACGAAAGTACCGCTGCACACCGGAAACACTCCGCAACTGGTTAGCGCCGCTGAGAAAACTTATTTTTTCCCCAAAAAAATCACTTAGCAACGAGGCCTCTCAATTAATCACACCGGAAATTATTTTTTCCCAAAACTCTGATGACCCTTGGACCGCAACCGTCGCCGGTGCACCCCATATTCGTCTACGTTCTGCTTCAGATGTTGAGCGTCCTGCTCTTTCCAATGATCTTAAGCAAGCGCGGTGGCTGATGCGGGCATTAACACGGCGGCAACAAACACTCGAGGCGATCGCCCAATACATTTTAAATTACCAGCGTGACTTTCTCGAACACGGGATAGCCGCACTCCACCCACAAAGCATCAAGCAGGTCGCCGAAATACTTCGTCTCAGTCCTTCGACGTTGTCGCGTGCCGCACAGGAGAAATATGTCCAAGTGCAACATCAAATCATTCCGCTGAAAAAATTTTTCACCCACGGTAATGGAAATTCGCTGGCACCCTCGCCTATTGTTTGTGAAGCGATTCAAAAACTTATTATCCAGGAGTCGTCGCTCCATCCGTTAACGGACGAAGATATCGTTAAAAATTTACAAAAAAAGGGAATTGCGGTCGCCCGGCGTACAGTTTCAAAATATCGGCAACAGCTCGGAATCCCGACGTCTCACGTGCGTAGAATATTTCCACAGGCAACGCGATGA
- a CDS encoding UDP-N-acetylmuramoyl-tripeptide--D-alanyl-D-alanine ligase, with protein MISANELLSVPHLAILGTLPDTIRGFWNDARTLTPGDGFLALRGQRDGHEFLTQALQAGAACAIVENPNPNIPLPQIQVGNVLEFAQKVVKKHRQKYRIISVTGSYGKTSTKEFLRRFFGPMAYATPENLNNILGITISLSQMDQERFGILEAGIDRPGEMAPIIKLLDPDCSIFTGIAPVHLSQFQDFPQLIAEKALILSYMLQRQRPCVIAAKCWPLLKKNLPAPDASLTLVGEVENFPSSCNYTRLTIEKKSPAIEIILSNNCFETKKFYLPAIPHGQIENFALAATVAKLHGISDEVLQERVQQWRPTALRGETFTFRGHPVYLDAYNANPAAMRDALDFFDQQYHGRKIYVLGGMRELGVLEKREHQALADYFKNHTGDTIIAVGPEMKAFCRALPSEIGVAYFESVEKVRPHLLKILDSSDNPVFIKGSHTYALWKLVQSA; from the coding sequence ATGATCTCTGCCAACGAACTCTTATCGGTCCCTCATCTGGCAATCCTTGGTACTTTGCCAGACACTATCCGTGGATTCTGGAACGACGCGCGAACGCTAACGCCGGGCGATGGATTTCTCGCACTTAGGGGACAGCGTGACGGTCATGAATTTTTAACGCAGGCGTTACAAGCGGGCGCCGCTTGTGCGATTGTTGAAAATCCCAACCCCAATATTCCACTTCCGCAGATCCAGGTCGGAAATGTACTGGAATTTGCGCAAAAAGTCGTCAAAAAGCACCGCCAAAAATATCGCATTATTTCGGTAACTGGAAGTTACGGCAAGACCTCAACCAAAGAATTTCTACGCCGCTTTTTCGGACCGATGGCTTATGCGACACCCGAAAACCTCAATAATATTTTGGGTATCACGATTTCCCTGAGTCAGATGGATCAGGAACGCTTTGGGATTCTCGAAGCGGGCATCGACCGTCCCGGCGAGATGGCGCCGATCATCAAACTCCTCGACCCAGATTGTTCCATTTTTACTGGAATTGCGCCGGTTCATCTCTCGCAGTTTCAGGATTTTCCACAACTAATTGCTGAAAAGGCGCTAATTTTATCGTATATGTTGCAACGGCAACGCCCCTGTGTTATTGCGGCAAAATGCTGGCCTTTGTTGAAAAAAAATCTCCCGGCACCGGATGCCTCGCTGACCCTCGTCGGTGAGGTCGAAAATTTTCCATCATCTTGTAACTATACACGCCTTACGATCGAAAAAAAATCACCAGCAATAGAAATTATTCTCTCTAATAACTGCTTTGAGACAAAAAAATTCTACTTACCGGCAATACCCCACGGACAGATCGAAAATTTTGCACTCGCAGCAACGGTAGCGAAACTTCACGGAATCTCGGACGAAGTTTTGCAAGAACGCGTACAGCAATGGCGCCCGACCGCACTCCGCGGCGAGACATTTACGTTTCGAGGCCATCCGGTCTACCTTGATGCGTACAATGCCAACCCAGCAGCGATGCGCGACGCCCTCGATTTTTTCGATCAGCAATACCATGGCCGTAAAATTTATGTACTGGGCGGTATGCGCGAGCTCGGAGTTTTGGAGAAACGCGAACATCAGGCACTGGCGGATTACTTTAAGAATCATACAGGCGACACGATTATTGCCGTTGGCCCCGAAATGAAGGCGTTTTGCCGAGCGCTTCCCTCGGAGATTGGGGTGGCCTATTTCGAATCTGTGGAGAAGGTGCGGCCACACCTTCTAAAAATACTCGACAGCAGCGATAATCCCGTTTTTATCAAAGGGAGTCACACCTATGCACTTTGGAAGCTCGTGCAATCAGCTTAA
- a CDS encoding autotransporter outer membrane beta-barrel domain-containing protein, which produces MKKGKEKMGQLVARYGLLAALGLGSVSFVSGAPAAPAPAPAAPWDHGRNVKFERVGQAAPNGRAVEYELKGNTPKADTKTVVVTKGITKAEAGTLLQSWFKKTDSSQRTVDLVDKAIGKTTLNDAKEALKIAKDIANGDAALTQKVDDLSQKTEWKDDEKKAFSQLCSDLQGKGSADQQKKLSDVLFKKLEDSDLPKDITETRSVKGGNVVFELKDATQAGNSAAAAIFDAAGHNVVADFSGDGAKEIEILGENAKTLFKNAPLDVAHFSQPANLAHLAVQDQPVAQANAGLTSIAGGGNGTITGAITAMENTVKNVAAVWYADEILDPAKGAIARIEHELLNGNDDNTVVATGVKLGAIGGTGIETKGTWAAGNAGGLAIERSDVTKILTVFKELFQQVQDRASGKTAGGGTFVSPTQIDTLLKEILNNSADRHATYTGENFVAKPNIGLPNLGATTVALGGNAGYAGHEIFYALNNQGAGAPGLDGATTVQAVQRLAELVLKAIPDATNLQPTSATQGLVHPDAKLPGYYTSIYQLLDSANGGLLNVTADCVAAVGAAGAAMDTYTARKFVEDMRFTSNLVDDLGVRHLTNAPAIATYMPQQTATDLNSIEAEVNQRHGSGGLFEVKFPANIAAGDRFCAIFRPEFTNDANGDGANVFNNDRTPMRDATHIVDLTNDYNDNSGVTPPNGNGITALVSDHADAHVTLVLDASSGVYKDENGAKVRQAIGRNVAFGDIITGNPGNNGSTKVVLINRLTNSSRETNDLGKIEDKDRRAVIVKGAIKESATDSDWKTKNTKIDLVTAADGLHGNFWHNKFVNVRTLTLGAQAGTLLRDNATGKVAYISEAMSGGENSFPQGLRAEQIIANNGKSSRVNVGSDVPFDVREVVVENKGTVSTYRLGVIELKPSSDKKHDFAAKDGAKVAIQNSEIKLIPYVEGDKSRIYQLRAEGNGSELSLAGTAVRLGQITTKMLNGVEVGSSAPENLPGVVEIKPGDADAVARLDCDTRHTLNPKGELATLDAQLELDSNKGVNGVRVSGPGALEILGSDGTPQEAILKVTGIEKGNGLGCILISNEAAVKLIKGHLPIEGNVLVKSLSVGKDTELKHLTGDMTVKELTTVEGTLDEAGELHLKDLELKKSGILKGTEAKISIDGNLTDCKGKVDLSGGEITWKQDLALENNGEWKHVKVDVTFEGGVGAERSKVSFTNADGNKVEFKKGLMLGSGSDWKLSGGEVMVGEDAALDSAKFSLDGCKTTVAGDFNVKSKGHLKLDGGSFDVSGKFSVSDAEVLSNTVTTVKGLEILNNGKIQHDSGDYTIDGDAYFAGQFDASKNTQGKLKFVKKDSVLTFEITPISDDGAQFLGTMINTNSESSVEGVENVKEVVISDENFVKLYGTDHAEEVLRKLDKIVLFSQLSPDAAKTLISKLNTANAVMLNYVGAVGSMDLVLKNVTSRDDMSLLTRMYGSDFDPKGLPPSIIKALAMKWRKGTKNGGAVAFTPNGDGTVSAAGDIKAETLFASAIDKLIEGDVKNAKKRLETINRSAAEENARGVMQLADSARRTAYNNLDKFLEPSAHYSIWASGFGDIARQKVCGYKMNYDIYGFEAGIDAALNNYWTLGLLGGYGKVNGKFKGEYKLSGASDYLDKCDTKSYFGGIYGMWSDFVQDLEIKFSLLAGHAKFGEKRNVQNPFTKKNTTDFGTKGFWISGNVDATYKHWDVVGIKLGPWASLSFTDVHQKEGINPLFGKDDIKINDGKGQINRVAEKYNRYAPELTVGVAADYDSPFGLLNLAMGYKRDFHKLSGGSIHLNTQILDAEGKVKDAYKADLGKNSNRSGRDSFVAQASYNMEYGPVGIALGVRGQVGDHFKDIAGSVSASYSF; this is translated from the coding sequence ATGAAAAAAGGAAAAGAAAAAATGGGACAGCTAGTAGCACGCTATGGCTTGCTGGCAGCGTTAGGTCTCGGCAGCGTGTCTTTCGTTTCGGGAGCTCCTGCGGCACCGGCGCCAGCACCGGCCGCTCCTTGGGATCACGGAAGAAATGTCAAGTTTGAGCGAGTCGGTCAAGCGGCTCCTAATGGTAGGGCTGTTGAGTATGAGCTTAAGGGCAATACCCCGAAGGCAGATACTAAGACGGTAGTAGTCACCAAGGGCATTACTAAGGCAGAGGCTGGGACACTTCTTCAGTCGTGGTTCAAAAAGACAGATAGCTCGCAGAGAACGGTTGATTTGGTAGACAAGGCTATTGGTAAAACAACTCTCAACGATGCCAAGGAAGCTTTGAAGATCGCGAAAGATATTGCCAATGGGGATGCGGCGTTGACGCAAAAAGTCGATGACCTCTCGCAGAAAACCGAGTGGAAGGATGATGAGAAGAAGGCGTTTTCGCAGCTTTGTTCTGACTTGCAAGGGAAAGGCTCGGCGGATCAACAAAAGAAATTGTCTGATGTCCTTTTCAAGAAACTTGAGGACAGTGACCTACCAAAGGACATCACCGAGACCCGGTCTGTTAAAGGGGGAAATGTTGTCTTTGAACTGAAAGATGCCACCCAAGCGGGGAACAGTGCTGCAGCGGCGATTTTTGATGCAGCAGGCCATAATGTTGTCGCAGACTTTAGTGGCGATGGAGCCAAGGAGATCGAAATCCTGGGCGAGAATGCCAAAACTTTGTTTAAGAACGCTCCGTTAGACGTGGCCCATTTTTCCCAACCGGCTAACCTCGCGCACCTCGCCGTTCAGGATCAGCCCGTTGCGCAAGCTAATGCGGGACTCACATCGATCGCTGGTGGTGGTAACGGAACCATAACGGGTGCCATTACGGCTATGGAAAACACCGTTAAGAATGTCGCCGCGGTTTGGTACGCTGATGAGATTTTAGACCCCGCTAAGGGTGCTATTGCGCGGATTGAGCATGAGCTGTTGAACGGCAACGATGATAATACCGTTGTTGCTACTGGCGTCAAACTTGGAGCCATCGGAGGAACGGGAATTGAAACAAAGGGTACCTGGGCAGCAGGCAATGCTGGTGGTTTGGCCATTGAACGGAGTGATGTCACTAAGATTCTTACCGTATTCAAGGAACTTTTCCAACAGGTTCAGGATCGGGCCAGCGGGAAGACAGCTGGAGGGGGGACGTTTGTTAGTCCGACCCAGATTGATACACTCCTAAAGGAAATTCTCAACAATAGTGCCGATAGACACGCGACCTACACAGGGGAGAATTTTGTAGCAAAACCTAATATTGGTCTGCCTAATCTTGGAGCTACAACAGTTGCGCTCGGAGGTAACGCAGGGTATGCGGGGCATGAAATTTTTTATGCACTCAATAATCAAGGTGCAGGCGCGCCAGGATTGGACGGGGCTACAACGGTTCAGGCGGTTCAACGTCTTGCGGAGCTTGTTTTGAAAGCAATCCCTGATGCGACTAACTTGCAACCGACATCGGCGACGCAGGGGCTCGTTCACCCAGATGCGAAGCTTCCCGGATACTATACCAGTATTTACCAGTTGCTCGACAGTGCGAATGGTGGCTTATTGAACGTGACGGCTGATTGTGTCGCGGCTGTCGGCGCTGCTGGTGCTGCGATGGATACATACACGGCCCGCAAGTTCGTTGAAGATATGAGGTTTACATCGAACCTCGTAGATGATCTTGGGGTGCGACATTTGACCAATGCACCTGCTATAGCTACTTACATGCCTCAGCAAACGGCAACAGATCTCAACAGCATCGAGGCTGAGGTTAACCAGAGGCACGGAAGTGGTGGGTTGTTCGAGGTTAAGTTCCCCGCAAATATCGCAGCGGGTGATCGTTTCTGCGCAATCTTCCGTCCGGAGTTCACAAACGACGCGAATGGTGACGGCGCGAACGTTTTTAATAACGATAGAACGCCGATGCGCGACGCAACTCATATTGTCGATTTGACGAATGACTACAATGATAATTCCGGAGTCACGCCACCAAATGGTAATGGAATCACGGCACTCGTTTCAGATCATGCAGATGCCCATGTTACCCTCGTTCTCGATGCCTCGTCGGGAGTTTACAAAGATGAAAACGGGGCCAAAGTACGCCAGGCCATAGGTAGAAATGTCGCATTTGGTGATATTATTACAGGCAATCCCGGCAATAATGGCTCGACGAAGGTTGTATTGATTAACCGGCTTACCAATAGCAGTAGAGAGACTAACGACTTAGGAAAGATTGAGGATAAGGATCGTCGCGCAGTTATCGTGAAGGGTGCTATCAAAGAATCTGCCACGGATAGCGATTGGAAGACGAAAAACACGAAAATCGATTTAGTGACGGCAGCTGATGGCTTACATGGTAACTTTTGGCATAATAAATTCGTCAATGTACGGACTTTGACCCTCGGCGCTCAAGCAGGTACGCTACTCAGAGACAATGCTACCGGTAAGGTAGCTTATATTAGTGAGGCCATGAGTGGTGGAGAAAATTCATTTCCTCAGGGATTGCGGGCAGAGCAGATCATTGCCAATAACGGGAAGAGTTCGCGAGTTAACGTTGGATCGGATGTGCCGTTTGATGTGAGGGAGGTTGTTGTAGAAAATAAGGGGACTGTCAGTACGTACAGACTAGGTGTTATAGAGCTCAAACCATCAAGCGATAAGAAGCATGATTTCGCAGCAAAGGACGGTGCAAAGGTTGCCATCCAAAACTCTGAAATCAAATTGATACCTTACGTTGAAGGTGATAAGTCAAGGATTTATCAGTTGCGCGCAGAGGGCAATGGTAGTGAGCTTTCACTCGCCGGGACCGCAGTTCGTCTCGGACAGATTACTACTAAGATGCTCAACGGAGTTGAAGTTGGATCGAGTGCTCCTGAGAATTTGCCAGGGGTTGTTGAGATTAAACCCGGCGACGCAGATGCAGTTGCCAGGCTTGATTGTGATACCCGTCACACGCTCAATCCAAAGGGAGAGCTGGCGACGCTCGATGCGCAGCTAGAATTAGATTCCAATAAGGGCGTCAACGGTGTTCGTGTTAGTGGGCCCGGGGCGTTGGAAATTCTCGGAAGCGACGGGACACCTCAAGAGGCGATTCTTAAGGTTACCGGAATAGAAAAAGGAAATGGTCTTGGTTGTATCCTCATTTCAAACGAGGCGGCAGTGAAGTTGATCAAGGGCCACCTCCCGATTGAAGGTAATGTTTTGGTGAAATCGCTTAGCGTTGGAAAAGACACTGAGTTGAAACACTTAACAGGTGATATGACGGTGAAGGAACTTACTACCGTTGAGGGTACTTTGGATGAGGCCGGAGAACTTCATTTGAAGGATCTCGAGCTCAAAAAAAGCGGTATACTCAAAGGTACAGAAGCCAAAATTTCGATTGATGGAAATCTTACCGACTGTAAGGGTAAAGTTGACCTTAGCGGCGGTGAAATTACCTGGAAACAAGATCTTGCACTTGAAAATAACGGTGAATGGAAGCACGTTAAGGTGGATGTCACTTTTGAGGGAGGCGTAGGTGCGGAGAGAAGCAAAGTCTCCTTTACCAATGCCGATGGCAACAAAGTCGAGTTTAAGAAGGGCTTGATGCTCGGGTCTGGTAGCGATTGGAAACTCTCTGGAGGTGAGGTTATGGTGGGAGAAGACGCGGCGTTAGATAGCGCCAAGTTTTCTCTTGATGGCTGCAAGACGACCGTCGCCGGAGACTTCAACGTCAAATCTAAAGGTCACTTGAAACTCGATGGCGGTAGCTTCGATGTCAGTGGAAAGTTCTCTGTTTCCGACGCGGAGGTCTTATCCAACACGGTAACTACAGTTAAGGGATTAGAGATTCTTAACAATGGTAAGATCCAACACGATAGTGGCGATTATACCATTGATGGTGATGCTTACTTCGCTGGACAATTCGATGCATCGAAAAATACTCAGGGGAAGTTGAAATTCGTGAAGAAAGATTCAGTTCTAACGTTTGAAATTACTCCGATTTCTGACGATGGAGCTCAGTTCCTAGGGACTATGATCAACACCAATTCAGAAAGTAGCGTTGAAGGCGTTGAGAACGTGAAGGAAGTTGTCATATCTGATGAAAACTTCGTAAAGCTCTATGGTACGGATCATGCAGAAGAGGTATTGAGAAAGCTTGATAAGATTGTATTATTCAGTCAGCTATCCCCTGATGCGGCGAAGACTCTCATAAGCAAGCTCAATACAGCAAATGCTGTTATGCTGAACTATGTAGGTGCTGTGGGAAGTATGGACTTGGTGCTTAAGAACGTTACCAGTCGAGATGATATGAGTCTTCTCACAAGGATGTACGGCAGCGATTTTGACCCCAAGGGTCTCCCTCCTAGTATTATCAAGGCGCTCGCAATGAAATGGAGAAAGGGTACTAAGAACGGCGGTGCGGTCGCTTTCACGCCCAATGGTGATGGAACCGTGAGTGCAGCGGGTGACATCAAAGCGGAAACGCTCTTTGCCTCAGCGATAGATAAGCTCATCGAAGGTGATGTAAAAAATGCGAAGAAACGTCTTGAGACGATTAATCGTTCGGCAGCAGAAGAGAATGCGCGTGGTGTAATGCAGCTTGCGGATTCAGCGCGGCGTACAGCGTATAACAATCTCGATAAGTTCTTGGAACCTTCAGCGCATTACAGCATCTGGGCTTCAGGCTTTGGGGATATCGCTCGTCAAAAGGTCTGTGGTTATAAAATGAACTACGATATCTATGGATTTGAGGCCGGTATCGATGCAGCCCTCAACAATTACTGGACACTGGGTCTCCTCGGAGGTTACGGTAAGGTGAACGGCAAGTTCAAGGGTGAATACAAGCTGAGTGGTGCCAGTGATTACCTCGATAAGTGCGATACGAAGTCCTACTTCGGTGGTATATACGGCATGTGGTCCGACTTTGTCCAAGACCTTGAGATTAAGTTTTCGCTCTTGGCAGGTCACGCAAAGTTCGGTGAAAAGCGGAATGTACAGAATCCATTCACCAAAAAGAATACAACAGACTTCGGTACGAAGGGCTTCTGGATCAGCGGTAATGTCGATGCAACCTACAAACACTGGGATGTTGTTGGTATCAAGCTTGGACCTTGGGCTTCCTTGAGTTTCACGGATGTTCACCAGAAGGAAGGAATTAATCCTCTCTTCGGCAAGGATGACATCAAGATTAACGACGGCAAAGGGCAGATTAATCGGGTCGCTGAGAAGTACAACCGTTATGCGCCTGAGTTGACCGTCGGTGTCGCCGCAGATTACGATAGCCCATTTGGGTTGTTGAACCTTGCGATGGGTTACAAACGTGACTTCCACAAGCTTAGTGGTGGTTCTATTCACTTGAACACGCAAATCCTCGATGCGGAAGGCAAGGTAAAGGATGCATATAAGGCGGACCTCGGTAAGAACAGCAATCGTTCTGGTCGTGACTCCTTTGTTGCTCAAGCGAGCTACAATATGGAGTATGGCCCGGTCGGTATTGCGCTTGGTGTTCGCGGTCAAGTGGGTGATCACTTCAAAGACATCGCAGGCTCCGTTTCGGCGTCCTACTCGTTCTAA